One part of the Nitrospira defluvii genome encodes these proteins:
- a CDS encoding ABC transporter substrate-binding protein: MAARLYHVLILLFVAAACQAPSNQKPGPPVSPPLLSRPAQPDVVPSYRIGALLPLTGPMAVYGQECFRGIELAVDRWNREGGTVVRLVVRDTRSDRAVQQPLNALLDESRLSGVIGPLASQQLEEAARLVEGAHLPLITPAATRSDVRQLSPYAFSTALTYPLQAEGIAAYAMGRLGYRRFAVIHPETGYGRQLAQSFAEEVRRRGGEVVDVESYQEEEQDFTSQVTRLKVAVRRRLQEDSPTHERRPSGASAAQKKHGAPSRRGLDAIYLPGAFRQAALIAAQLRFQDVKVRLLGSSAWHSSDVANFPERSLLGGIFVDSFFAESKAPAVRAFVEAYRLRYHAEPTPFAAQAYEATELLLAGIRAGGTSGKRLRAYLEQADALPTLLGPASFNAKGVLNRRLVLLQVGEKGALEQVR, encoded by the coding sequence ATGGCTGCCCGCCTCTACCACGTCCTGATCCTCCTCTTCGTTGCCGCCGCCTGTCAGGCTCCTTCGAATCAGAAGCCAGGTCCACCGGTCTCGCCCCCATTGCTTTCTCGCCCCGCCCAACCCGACGTCGTCCCCTCGTATAGGATCGGCGCACTGCTGCCCCTCACTGGTCCCATGGCGGTCTACGGCCAGGAATGTTTCCGTGGGATTGAGCTTGCTGTAGACCGTTGGAACCGCGAGGGTGGAACGGTGGTCAGGCTGGTTGTGCGAGACACGAGAAGTGATAGGGCTGTGCAACAACCTCTCAACGCCTTGCTGGATGAATCGCGGCTGTCGGGGGTGATCGGTCCCCTCGCATCTCAGCAGTTGGAAGAAGCCGCGAGGCTCGTTGAGGGCGCCCACCTGCCGCTCATCACCCCTGCAGCCACACGATCTGATGTGCGGCAGCTCAGTCCTTACGCATTCAGCACCGCGTTGACCTACCCATTGCAAGCGGAAGGGATCGCGGCCTACGCGATGGGCCGCTTGGGCTATCGGCGGTTCGCGGTCATCCATCCTGAAACCGGCTATGGGCGACAACTCGCGCAATCATTCGCGGAAGAGGTGCGTCGACGGGGCGGGGAGGTTGTCGACGTGGAGTCTTACCAGGAGGAGGAACAAGATTTTACCTCGCAGGTCACGCGCCTGAAAGTTGCGGTTCGGAGGCGTCTACAAGAAGATAGTCCGACTCACGAAAGAAGACCATCCGGGGCCAGCGCAGCTCAAAAGAAGCATGGCGCTCCATCGCGTCGGGGACTTGATGCCATCTACTTGCCTGGAGCCTTTCGTCAGGCTGCACTGATTGCCGCCCAATTGCGCTTTCAGGATGTGAAAGTGCGTCTGCTTGGCAGCAGTGCTTGGCACAGCTCGGATGTGGCGAACTTTCCCGAGAGGTCACTCTTGGGGGGCATCTTCGTCGACAGTTTTTTTGCAGAGAGCAAAGCGCCTGCCGTTCGAGCATTTGTCGAGGCCTATCGGCTCCGCTACCATGCCGAACCGACTCCCTTCGCCGCCCAGGCCTATGAAGCCACCGAGCTGCTTCTGGCTGGAATCCGTGCAGGGGGCACATCTGGCAAGCGGCTGCGTGCCTACTTAGAGCAGGCCGATGCGCTTCCGACGCTACTGGGTCCTGCCTCCTTCAATGCGAAAGGTGTGCTGAATCGACGGCTGGTTCTGCTGCAGGTCGGCGAGAAGGGAGCACTTGAGCAGGTGCGATGA
- a CDS encoding TIGR02270 family protein — translation MKHIIDNIIQQHAEEAAFLWLLRTNAVRAPHYALKDLAKLDERVEAHLDGLRVAGESGWELCKTALGTEENGEVFAASVMTCESGIESRIQAVCDVVQQKPELSAGLISALGWIPFDQVASQAQRLLSAELPLQQMVGLAAYAAHRQDPGPALKDALSSTDLILKTRALKAAGELGKTSLIPAIKAELTAEDLACRYWAAWSGALLREPAAIPVLQRLAESGHFKREQACAMALRRMSIDQAQAWLRSLASSPEMLRLVVQAAGVTGDPANIPWLIQQMSDPVLARVAGESFTMITGIDLAHDDLDTNRPEDFEAGPTENPEDENIELDPDEDLPWPNPQLIEQWWVTHRLPFTNGTRYLLGKPITVDSLHEVLRTGRQRHRIAAAIELAMRQPGTPLFNTNAPGFRQQALLQAR, via the coding sequence ATGAAACACATCATTGACAACATCATTCAGCAGCACGCCGAAGAAGCCGCTTTTCTGTGGCTTCTTCGGACGAACGCCGTCCGCGCACCGCACTATGCGTTGAAAGATCTGGCCAAACTGGATGAGCGTGTCGAGGCGCATCTGGATGGCTTGCGTGTGGCAGGGGAATCGGGCTGGGAACTGTGCAAAACGGCGCTGGGGACTGAAGAAAACGGGGAGGTCTTTGCTGCTTCGGTGATGACGTGTGAATCGGGAATCGAGTCGCGTATTCAGGCGGTGTGTGATGTTGTGCAACAGAAGCCGGAGTTGAGCGCGGGACTCATTTCGGCACTGGGCTGGATCCCGTTCGACCAAGTTGCTTCACAGGCCCAGCGATTACTCAGTGCTGAATTGCCTCTTCAGCAAATGGTTGGTCTCGCTGCCTATGCTGCGCATCGACAGGATCCTGGTCCAGCGCTGAAGGATGCGCTCTCTTCGACTGATCTTATCTTGAAGACTCGGGCACTGAAAGCAGCAGGCGAACTTGGGAAGACCAGCCTTATTCCTGCCATCAAGGCTGAGCTAACCGCGGAAGATCTGGCCTGTCGGTACTGGGCCGCCTGGTCTGGAGCCTTGTTGAGAGAACCAGCAGCCATTCCCGTACTTCAGCGGCTGGCTGAAAGTGGACATTTCAAACGCGAGCAGGCTTGTGCGATGGCGCTGAGACGCATGTCGATAGACCAGGCGCAAGCGTGGCTTAGGAGCTTGGCGAGCAGTCCTGAGATGCTTCGTCTAGTGGTGCAAGCAGCCGGTGTGACCGGTGATCCAGCGAACATTCCTTGGTTGATTCAGCAAATGTCTGATCCCGTCTTGGCTCGCGTGGCCGGAGAATCCTTCACAATGATTACCGGTATCGACCTAGCCCATGACGATCTGGACACCAACAGGCCAGAGGACTTCGAAGCAGGCCCGACGGAAAATCCGGAAGACGAGAACATCGAACTCGATCCCGACGAAGATTTGCCTTGGCCCAATCCTCAGTTGATTGAACAATGGTGGGTCACTCACCGGCTTCCGTTCACCAATGGAACCCGTTACCTCTTGGGCAAGCCGATCACGGTCGATTCGCTTCATGAAGTGTTACGAACAGGTAGGCAGCGTCACCGTATCGCCGCAGCGATCGAACTGGCCATGCGCCAACCCGGCACACCGCTTTTCAACACCAACGCCCCCGGATTCCGGCAGCAAGCCCTGCTCCAAGCGCGGTAA